Proteins found in one Zea mays cultivar B73 chromosome 1, Zm-B73-REFERENCE-NAM-5.0, whole genome shotgun sequence genomic segment:
- the LOC100191728 gene encoding DELLA protein DWARF8, with translation MKREYQDAGGSGGDMGSSKDKMMAAAAGAGEQEEEDVDELLAALGYKVRSSDMADVAQKLEQLEMAMGMGGVGGAGATADDGFVSHLATDTVHYNPSDLSSWVESMLSELNAPPAPLPPATPAPRLASTSSTVTSGAAAGAGYFDLPPAVDSSSSTYALKPIPSPVAAPSADPSTDSAREPKRMRTGGGSTSSSSSSSSSMDGGRTRSSVVEAAPPATQASAAANGPAVPVVVVDTQEAGIRLVHALLACAEAVQQENFSAAEALVKQIPMLASSQGGAMRKVAAYFGEALARRVYRFRPPPDSSLLDAAFADLLHAHFYESCPYLKFAHFTANQAILEAFAGCRRVHVVDFGIKQGMQWPALLQALALRPGGPPSFRLTGVGPPQPDETDALQQVGWKLAQFAHTIRVDFQYRGLVAATLADLEPFMLQPEGDDTDDEPEVIAVNSVFELHRLLAQPGALEKVLGTVRAVRPRIVTVVEQEANHNSGTFLDRFTESLHYYSTMFDSLEGAGAGSGQSTDASPAAAGGTDQVMSEVYLGRQICNVVACEGAERTERHETLGQWRSRLGGSGFAPVHLGSNAYKQASTLLALFAGGDGYRVEEKDGCLTLGWHTRPLIATSAWRVAAAAAP, from the coding sequence ATGAAGCGCGAGTACCAAGACGCCGGCGGGAGTGGCGGCGACATGGGCTCCTCCAAGGACAAGatgatggcggcggcggcgggagcaGGGGAACAGGAGGAGGAGGACGTGGATGAGCTGCTGGCCGCGCTCGGGTACAAGGTGCGTTCGTCGGATATGGCGGACGTCGCGCAGAAGCTGGAGCAGCTCGAGATGGCCATGGGGATGGGCGGCGTGGGCGGCGCCGGCGCTACCGCTGATGACGGGTTCGTGTCGCACCTCGCCACGGACACCGTGCACTACAATCCCTCCGACCTGTCGTCCTGGGTCGAGAGCATGCTGTCCGAGCTCAACGCGCCCCCAGCGCCGCTCCCGCCCGCGACGCCGGCCCCAAGGCTCGCGTCCACATCGTCCACCGTCACAAGTGGCGCCGCCGCCGGTGCTGGCTACTTCGATCTCCCGCCCGCCGTGGACTCGTCCAGCAGTACCTACGCTCTGAAGccgatcccctcgccggtggcggCGCCGTCGGCCGACCCGTCCACGGACTCGGCGCGGGAGCCCAAGCGGATGAGGACTGGCGGCGGCAGCacgtcgtcctcctcttcctcgTCGTCATCCATGGATGGCGGTCGCACTAGGAGCTCCGTGGTCGAAGCTGCGCCGCCGGCGACGCAAGCATCCGCGGCGGCCAACGGGCCCGCGGtgccggtggtggtggtggacacGCAGGAGGCCGGGATCCGGCTCGTGCACGCGCTGCTGGCGTGCGCGGAGGCCGTGCAGCAGGAGAACTTCTCTGCGGCGGAGGCGCTGGTCAAGCAGATCCCCATGCTGGCCTCGTCGCAGGGCGGTGCCATGCGCAAGGTCGCCGCCTACTTCGGCGAGGCGCTTGCCCGCCGCGTGTATCGCTTCCGCCCGCCACCGGACAGCTCCCTCCTCGACGCCGCCTTCGCCGACCTCTTGCACGCGCACTTCTACGAGTCCTGCCCCTACCTGAAGTTCGCCCACTTCACCGCGAACCAGGCCatcctcgaggccttcgccggctGCCGCCGCGTCCACGTCGTCGACTTCGGCATCAAGCAGGGGATGCAGTGGCCGGCTCTTCTCCAGGCCCTCGCCCTCCGCCCTGGCGGCCCCCCGTCGTTCCGGCTCACCGGCGTCGGGCCGCCGCAGCCCGACGAGACCGACGCCTTGCAGCAGGTGGGCTGGAAACTTGCCCAGTTCGCGCACACCATCCGCGTGGACTTCCAGTACCGTGGCCTCGTCGCGGCCACGCTCGCCGACCTGGAGCCGTTCATGCTGCAACCGGAGGGCGATGACACGGATGACGAGCCCGAGGTGATCGCCGTGAACTCCGTGTTCGAGCTGCACCGGCTTCTTGCGCAGCCCGGTGCCCTCGAGAAGGTCCTGGGCACGGTGCGCGCGGTGCGGCCGAGGATCGTGACCGTGGTCGAGCAGGAGGCCAACCACAACTCCGGCACGTTCCTCGACCGCTTCACCGAGTCGCTGCACTACTACTCCACCATGTTCGATTCTCTCGAGGGCGCCGGCGCCGGCTCCGGCCAGTCCACCGACGCCTCCCCGGCCGCGGCCGGCGGCACGGACCAGGTCATGTCGGAGGTGTACCTCGGCCGGCAGATCTGCAACGTGGTGGCGTGCGAGGGCGCGGAGCGCACGGAGCGCCACGAGACGCTGGGCCAGTGGCGCAGCCGCCTCGGCGGCTCCGGGTTCGCGCCCGTGCACCTGGGCTCCAATGCCTACAAGCAGGCGAGCACGCTGCTGGCGCTCTTCGCCGGCGGCGACGGGTACAGGGTGGAGGAGAAGGACGGGTGCCTGACCCTGGGGTGGCATACGCGCCCGCTCATCGCCACCTCGGCGTGgcgcgtcgccgccgccgccgctccgtgA